The Gossypium arboreum isolate Shixiya-1 chromosome 6, ASM2569848v2, whole genome shotgun sequence DNA window ATGAACAGGGAAAACGTTTGATACAATTGATCCAAGAACGGGGGAGGTGATAACAAAAGTTTCGCTAGGCGATAGGGAGGATGTTGATTTGGCTGTTAAGGCTGCACGTCATGCTTTCGACTACGGCCCCTGGCCTCGCATATCCGGCTCTGTATGTTCCTCTTTTCTTCCTACTCAGATTctataattactttattttaaatattatcatcatttattttttttctatttataaaCTCAAACCCAATAttacttaaacattaaaatatttgcTAATAGAATTCAGTTTAAATCCTTCATTGAATGAATATCATCctactaatttataattttataaattataaaaacctaACTAAAACTTTATCCATTTTAAGCGCCCTGGTCACTAAAATACATTTTCTTAAATATCATACAAAGCACTTTTCACGTTGTAAATTGACCAGTCCTTCAAATATAAGAGAAAATACAATATCAACTTTCTAAAAGATTTGTCAGCTCCCAAGTCCCAACCACACTGTTTTTTATTTCATGGAGTGGAGATCCCTTAACAAAagccataataattttttttttttaaatctttaaaCTGAAATTTAGTGTTCAATTCAATGAATATAGCTTGACGTTTTAAAAGTACGGGAAGTGGACAAACATACAGGGTGGTGTTggtatttcaagaattcacaTGCTGTTATCTGGCACATATATTGACGCCACCTGTGGACAAACTACCCCGAATAATTGAAGTTAGATGCAATTGTCTCCttcatttatttacaaaattCTACCGTACAGTCAAAATGTATATACCTGAACTTTTcaagtttttattaaaaattctcattaaattctaagaactttggaaaattttagtCTAGACTAACTCTGGATTTAATATAAACTCGTAAATATATGAAGCCAATTCTAATTCCATAAGAAACTTTTAACAATAAAGACGAATAGTTCTGTTTCCAAAATCTTAATTAACAAAGTGCaacaaatataaaagaaatataaattgGTACCGTAAAGAAACTGCGAATTTGGTACTATGTGCGTATTCATTCATCCTTTTAAATATGATGTTAGGAGCGAGGAAGGATGATGATGAAGTTTGCAGACTTAATTGAAGAAAATGCAGAAGAAATAGCGGCATTAGATACCGTAAACGGGGGCAAGCTATTTACTCTTTGCAAGGCAATCGACATCCCAGGAGCAGCAAGGTCTCTGCGTTACTATGCGGGTGCAGCCGATAAAATTCATGGAACAGTGTTAAAAATGTCAAAGGGACTTCAAGGCTACACTCTCAGAGAACCTATTGGCGTTGTGGGAAGTATAATCCCTTGGAATTTCCCCACTATCATGTTCTTCATGAAGGCTGCCCCAGCATTAGCCGCTGGCTGCACCTTGGTCGTCAAGCCTGCTGAGCAGACTCCTCTGTCAGCCCTTTATTATGCTCATCTTGCCAAGCTGGCTGGTATCCCTGATGGAGTGCTCAATGTAGTGAATGGATTCGGAGAGACTGCTGGAGCTGCCATTAGTGCTCATATGGACATTGATAAAGTGACTTTCACAGGGTCTACGGATGTTGGGCGTAAGATAATGGCAGCAGCGGCAGCAAGTAATCTAAAGCCAGTGTCACTGGAGTTGGGAGGCAAATCGCCTCTTTTAATATTTGATGATGCTGATATTGACCAGGCTGCAGATATTGCTTTCAGAGGCATGTTTTACAACAAAGTAGGTGATCTTTTATTTTTGCTTTTTACAATTGAACAAACCTTACATGTACTCGACTGTTGTCTATCTTGTAAATTTGTAGGGAGAAATTTGTGTGGCGAGTTCTCGTGTTTATGTTCAAGAAGGTATTTATGAAAAACTTGTGAAGAAATTAGTAGAGAAGGCAAAAGCAACTGTTGTTGGGGACCCTTTCGACCCTCAAGTTAATCAAGGACCCCAAGTAAGCCAAGTCATAATTTTTATGTAGTTACCTTTGCTTGAAGCCTGGAATTTTATAATGTAACGGACTATGTTTGGTGTATAGACTGATAAGAAGCAATTCGAGAAAATTCTATCTTATATTGAGCATGGAAAGAGAGAAGGAGCTactttgctaacagggggcaagCATGTCGGACAGAAGGGATACTACATCGAGCCTACCATATTTACTGATGTTAATGTAAGACAACCATAAAGCTATCATGTCTTAATAGGTTTGGTTTAAGATATCTAAACCATAGTG harbors:
- the LOC108485106 gene encoding aldehyde dehydrogenase family 2 member C4-like — encoded protein: MGSHCESSVKIPPIKFTKLFINGNFVDSISGKTFDTIDPRTGEVITKVSLGDREDVDLAVKAARHAFDYGPWPRISGSERGRMMMKFADLIEENAEEIAALDTVNGGKLFTLCKAIDIPGAARSLRYYAGAADKIHGTVLKMSKGLQGYTLREPIGVVGSIIPWNFPTIMFFMKAAPALAAGCTLVVKPAEQTPLSALYYAHLAKLAGIPDGVLNVVNGFGETAGAAISAHMDIDKVTFTGSTDVGRKIMAAAAASNLKPVSLELGGKSPLLIFDDADIDQAADIAFRGMFYNKGEICVASSRVYVQEGIYEKLVKKLVEKAKATVVGDPFDPQVNQGPQTDKKQFEKILSYIEHGKREGATLLTGGKHVGQKGYYIEPTIFTDVNEDMIITKEEIFGPVMSLMKFKTMEEAIKRANNTIYGLASGIITKNLNVANTVLRSIRAGVVWINCYTAFDVDCPYGGYKMSGFGRDFGLEALNQYLQIKSVVTPIHDSPWH